From a single Arthrobacter sp. SLBN-112 genomic region:
- a CDS encoding DNA-directed RNA polymerase subunit alpha, with protein MLIAQRPTLSEEVVSENRSRFIIEPLEPGFGYTLGNSLRRTLLSSIPGAAVTSIRIDGVLHEFTTVPGVKEDVTEIILNIKSLSVSSEHDEPVVAYLRKQGPGVVTAADIAPPAGVEFHNPDLHIATLNSKGKFELELTIERGRGYVSAAQNKSGDAEIGRIPVDSIYSPVLKVTFRVEATRVEQRTDFDKLIVDVETKQAIAPRDAVASAGTTLVELFGLARELNTAAEGIEIGPSPTDAALAADMALPIEDLDLTVRSYNCLKREGIHTVGELVARSEADLMDIRNFGAKSIDEVKAKLVELGLSLKDSPPGFDLAARAAAIEEDDAAFGDDEL; from the coding sequence GTGCTCATTGCACAGCGCCCCACCCTCTCCGAAGAGGTAGTCTCCGAAAACCGTTCGCGTTTCATCATCGAACCGCTGGAACCGGGCTTCGGCTACACCCTCGGAAACTCCCTCCGCCGTACCCTGCTCTCCTCCATCCCCGGTGCTGCCGTAACCAGCATCCGGATCGATGGTGTGCTGCACGAGTTCACCACGGTTCCGGGTGTCAAGGAAGATGTCACCGAGATCATCCTTAACATCAAGAGCCTGTCGGTTTCCTCCGAGCACGACGAGCCTGTCGTGGCTTACCTGCGCAAGCAGGGCCCCGGAGTCGTCACCGCCGCGGACATCGCTCCGCCGGCCGGCGTCGAATTCCACAACCCGGATCTGCACATCGCCACGCTGAACTCGAAGGGCAAGTTCGAACTCGAACTGACCATCGAGCGCGGCCGCGGCTACGTTTCGGCAGCTCAGAACAAGTCCGGCGACGCAGAGATCGGCCGTATCCCGGTCGACTCCATCTACTCGCCGGTGCTGAAGGTTACTTTCCGCGTGGAAGCAACCCGTGTTGAGCAGCGCACCGACTTTGACAAGCTGATTGTCGACGTCGAGACCAAGCAGGCCATCGCCCCGCGCGATGCCGTTGCTTCCGCAGGCACCACCCTGGTGGAACTGTTCGGTCTGGCCCGTGAGCTGAACACCGCAGCTGAAGGTATCGAGATCGGCCCGTCGCCCACCGACGCTGCCCTGGCAGCCGACATGGCACTGCCGATCGAGGATCTGGACCTCACCGTCCGTTCCTACAACTGCCTCAAGCGTGAGGGCATCCACACCGTGGGTGAACTCGTTGCCCGCTCCGAGGCTGACCTGATGGACATCCGCAACTTCGGTGCAAAGTCCATTGACGAGGTCAAGGCAAAGCTGGTTGAACTGGGCCTGTCCCTCAAGGACTCGCCTCCCGGTTTTGACCTCGCAGCACGCGCCGCAGCAATCGAAGAGGACGACGCCGCCTTCGGCGACGACGAACTCTAA
- a CDS encoding tRNA pseudouridine synthase A, with protein sequence MNHQKPAAPVPGGGGFLRIRVDLSYDGGPFSGWALQPGLRTVQGVLEEALHLLVRRPIRVTVAGRTDAGVHARGQVVHLDLTEDEWQGLPRGHELDPAVAMMRRLRGALSRVLGDLTGAVEVHRISLAPVGFDARFSALWRRYSYRIAVGPARWDPLERYFTLWHKNPLDVALLNEAASKLLGLQNFLSFCKPREGATTIRELQRFEFRRGEDGVIVATVQADAFCHNMVRALIGSALYVGEGVEEPGWLYERLLLQKRDAKSVLAAPHPLVLEEVAYPSDGELLARAELTRALREH encoded by the coding sequence GTGAACCACCAAAAACCCGCGGCCCCCGTTCCAGGGGGCGGCGGGTTTTTGCGTATCCGGGTTGATCTTTCCTACGACGGCGGCCCGTTCAGCGGGTGGGCGCTGCAGCCGGGTCTGCGCACCGTCCAAGGCGTCCTGGAGGAAGCCCTGCATCTACTGGTCCGGCGGCCCATCCGTGTCACCGTTGCGGGACGGACCGATGCCGGGGTGCACGCCCGCGGCCAGGTGGTCCACCTGGACCTCACGGAAGACGAGTGGCAGGGACTGCCGCGCGGGCACGAACTGGATCCCGCCGTCGCCATGATGCGCAGGCTCCGCGGTGCGCTCAGCCGTGTCCTGGGCGACCTGACCGGCGCGGTGGAGGTGCACCGGATCTCGCTGGCGCCCGTGGGCTTTGACGCCCGCTTCTCCGCCCTCTGGCGCCGGTACAGCTACCGCATTGCCGTCGGGCCGGCCCGGTGGGACCCGCTGGAGCGGTACTTCACGTTATGGCACAAGAACCCGCTGGATGTGGCGCTCCTGAACGAGGCGGCGTCCAAGCTGCTGGGCCTTCAGAATTTCCTGTCCTTCTGCAAGCCGCGGGAAGGCGCCACCACCATCAGGGAACTCCAGCGCTTCGAGTTCCGGCGCGGCGAGGACGGCGTCATTGTGGCCACGGTCCAGGCTGATGCGTTCTGCCACAACATGGTGCGGGCACTCATCGGCTCCGCGCTGTATGTGGGTGAGGGCGTTGAGGAGCCGGGCTGGCTGTATGAGCGGCTCCTGCTGCAAAAGCGCGACGCCAAGTCGGTGCTGGCCGCCCCGCATCCGTTGGTGCTGGAGGAAGTGGCCTACCCGTCCGACGGCGAGCTGCTGGCCCGTGCGGAACTGACCCGCGCCCTCCGAGAACACTGA
- a CDS encoding type II secretion system F family protein, translated as MLIILGAALLFLAPIMLGVALVLPRTPDIALDRRRPYEADPPSRLTRLADATVGGLGRFLGTRNIRLFNRDALENAGVRFSQTEYMVLVIAGAAVGALVGLVMGIPAISVLLVVLAPFVGHLVLGFRAGRRRAKFDEQLGDTLQLLSGGLRAGHSILRAIDAAAAESQSPTSEEMRRVITETSLGRDLLASLTDTSERMRNEDFVWIAQAIQINREVGGNLAEVLDQVNETIRERSEIKGHIKSLAAEGKFSAYILIAMPFGIVLMLMTVSPGYMNSMFTHPLGWGMIGASAVLMTIGSLWMRKIIDLKF; from the coding sequence ATGCTAATCATTCTTGGAGCCGCATTACTGTTCCTCGCCCCCATCATGCTGGGCGTGGCGCTGGTACTCCCACGCACCCCCGACATCGCCCTGGACCGGCGCCGCCCCTACGAGGCGGACCCGCCGTCGCGCCTAACCCGTCTCGCAGATGCCACAGTGGGTGGCCTGGGACGATTCCTGGGCACCAGGAACATCCGTCTATTCAACCGCGACGCTCTTGAAAATGCCGGCGTACGCTTCAGCCAGACTGAATACATGGTGCTGGTCATCGCCGGCGCCGCCGTGGGCGCTCTGGTTGGGCTCGTCATGGGTATTCCTGCTATCTCCGTCCTGCTCGTTGTCCTGGCGCCGTTCGTGGGCCACCTGGTGCTGGGCTTCCGTGCCGGCAGACGGCGCGCCAAGTTCGATGAACAACTGGGCGACACCCTGCAGCTGCTCTCGGGCGGCCTTCGGGCAGGCCACAGCATCCTCCGGGCCATCGACGCCGCAGCCGCTGAATCCCAGAGCCCCACATCGGAGGAGATGCGGCGCGTCATCACCGAGACGAGCCTTGGCCGTGACCTGCTCGCCTCACTGACTGACACCTCTGAGCGCATGCGGAACGAAGACTTCGTTTGGATAGCCCAGGCCATCCAGATCAACCGCGAAGTGGGCGGCAACCTGGCGGAGGTGCTGGACCAGGTGAATGAGACAATCCGGGAGCGTTCCGAAATCAAGGGGCACATCAAGTCCCTTGCCGCAGAGGGGAAATTCTCGGCGTACATCCTCATCGCCATGCCCTTTGGCATCGTGCTGATGCTGATGACTGTGAGTCCCGGGTACATGAATTCGATGTTCACGCACCCGCTCGGTTGGGGCATGATCGGTGCGTCGGCTGTGCTGATGACGATTGGCAGCCTGTGGATGCGCAAAATCATTGATCTGAAGTTCTGA
- a CDS encoding response regulator transcription factor encodes MDDLGVAVVIEDDADVRNLLEGVLSQAGFEVHTAVDGRAGVEVVRSKQANVVTLDIGLPDIDGFEVLRRIRNFSNAYVVMLTGRTDEPDLLSALNAGADDYIAKPFRPRELRARVAAMMRRPRHEVTGRNTSQWGQAAAPAAAQPEPGVLQHNGLRLNHRTRTVEVKGEPLGLTRSEFDLLHVLLKGGGAVCTRSDLVRAVRGDFYDRDTYISEADERAVEVHVGNLRRKLKEDPISPRWLQTVRGVGYRLAPRRPDDA; translated from the coding sequence ATGGACGATCTTGGTGTAGCTGTAGTCATCGAAGATGACGCCGATGTGCGCAACCTCCTTGAAGGTGTGTTGAGCCAGGCGGGCTTCGAGGTGCATACAGCAGTTGATGGGCGGGCCGGGGTTGAGGTGGTCCGCAGCAAGCAGGCCAACGTTGTGACGCTGGATATTGGCCTGCCCGATATTGATGGGTTTGAGGTTTTACGGCGGATCCGGAATTTCAGCAACGCTTACGTGGTGATGCTGACAGGTCGGACCGACGAACCGGACCTGTTGTCCGCCCTGAATGCAGGGGCGGATGACTACATCGCCAAACCCTTCAGGCCCAGGGAACTGCGGGCCAGGGTGGCAGCAATGATGCGCCGGCCCCGCCACGAGGTGACCGGGAGGAATACATCACAGTGGGGACAGGCCGCGGCTCCTGCCGCAGCACAGCCCGAGCCCGGGGTCCTGCAGCACAACGGGCTCCGGCTGAACCACCGGACACGCACCGTGGAAGTCAAAGGTGAGCCGCTGGGCCTGACCCGCAGTGAATTCGACCTGCTTCACGTGCTGCTCAAGGGCGGCGGTGCCGTGTGCACCCGGTCCGACCTAGTACGGGCGGTACGCGGTGATTTCTATGACCGGGACACGTACATCAGCGAGGCGGACGAGCGAGCCGTGGAGGTCCACGTGGGAAACCTGCGGCGCAAGCTCAAAGAGGACCCGATTTCCCCCCGCTGGCTGCAGACTGTCCGCGGGGTGGGATACCGGCTGGCGCCGCGGCGGCCTGACGATGCGTAG
- a CDS encoding ATP-binding protein, which translates to MAEPLFHRGPGRIFRRLGTRAQVALCQLPLTLMVAAIAVATPFAWPSLMHSPLYVAGLILHAVLFLGCFLVPWERLSHRPYLLIPVLDFAAIGFLRNGAAPLLPGLAVLVIFPVIWLSASGMLARSSLVLSFLGPFLIMVPPAVGHFPSVTASDLTTVVLFPVMMLAVSLAIRFASVSLRQQQAELANKDRELRDLLAASREREKLLETVLDATDVGIAAVDRSGHFLVSNSRQRNFRRATGAHEAIPGQGHQLIFGQDRRTLLPHDRRPINRAMAGESFADYLVWAGEGSDQRAVSTAARPLVGEDGRLTGAVVVYSDVTGWVESLAANQELVSNVSHEFKNPLNSIIGNIDLVLDDAGSLPPQVAQRLLVVQRNAERLLDLVADLTASASTTLNVHPKRTDLASLVETSLSSAQALAQRSHVEMAASVPSPLWAYADPLRIGQVLDNLVSNAIKYSPDGGRVSISADADRQWVRLSVTDTGMGMTGEDAARAFNRFFRAESAQKAAIPGAGLGLSITRMIVERHGGTIACQSGEGRGSTFTVTLPAEGPPPAF; encoded by the coding sequence ATGGCTGAGCCGTTGTTCCACCGGGGCCCGGGCCGCATCTTCCGGCGGCTGGGAACCCGCGCCCAGGTGGCGTTGTGCCAACTCCCCCTTACCCTCATGGTCGCGGCGATTGCCGTGGCCACCCCGTTCGCCTGGCCCTCGCTGATGCACAGTCCCTTGTACGTCGCCGGGCTTATCCTTCACGCGGTCTTGTTCCTTGGCTGCTTCCTGGTGCCCTGGGAACGCCTGTCACACCGCCCGTACCTGCTGATCCCCGTGCTGGACTTCGCGGCCATCGGGTTCCTGCGCAACGGCGCCGCACCGCTCCTGCCGGGACTGGCGGTGCTGGTGATTTTCCCGGTCATCTGGCTCTCCGCCTCCGGCATGCTGGCGCGCAGCAGCCTGGTGCTCAGCTTTCTGGGACCGTTCCTCATCATGGTCCCTCCCGCTGTGGGCCACTTCCCCTCAGTAACAGCCTCGGACCTCACCACAGTTGTTCTCTTCCCCGTGATGATGCTCGCAGTCTCCCTGGCCATCCGCTTCGCGAGCGTGAGTCTCCGGCAGCAGCAGGCCGAGCTCGCGAACAAGGACCGTGAACTCCGGGACCTGCTGGCCGCAAGCCGGGAACGGGAGAAGCTGCTGGAGACGGTACTGGACGCCACCGACGTCGGTATTGCCGCCGTCGACCGTTCCGGCCACTTCCTGGTATCCAACAGCCGCCAGCGCAACTTCCGCCGCGCCACCGGCGCGCACGAGGCGATCCCCGGGCAGGGGCACCAACTCATCTTCGGCCAGGACCGCCGCACCCTGCTCCCCCATGACCGGCGGCCCATCAACCGGGCCATGGCGGGCGAGTCCTTCGCCGACTATCTGGTGTGGGCCGGAGAGGGCTCCGACCAGCGCGCCGTCTCCACCGCTGCCCGTCCGCTGGTGGGCGAAGACGGCCGGCTGACCGGGGCTGTGGTGGTGTACAGCGACGTCACCGGCTGGGTGGAATCCCTGGCCGCGAACCAGGAGCTGGTGTCCAACGTTTCGCACGAATTCAAGAATCCGCTGAACTCAATCATCGGCAACATAGACCTGGTGCTGGACGACGCCGGCAGCCTGCCCCCGCAAGTGGCCCAGCGCCTGCTCGTGGTGCAGCGCAACGCGGAACGGCTGCTGGACCTGGTGGCCGACCTGACCGCCTCCGCCTCCACCACCCTGAACGTCCACCCCAAGCGGACCGACCTTGCCAGCCTGGTGGAGACCAGCCTGAGTTCGGCCCAGGCCTTGGCGCAACGGTCCCACGTGGAGATGGCCGCCAGCGTCCCCTCGCCCCTGTGGGCCTACGCTGATCCGCTCCGGATTGGGCAGGTGCTGGACAACCTGGTCTCCAACGCCATCAAGTACTCTCCCGACGGCGGCAGGGTCAGCATCAGCGCGGACGCTGACCGGCAGTGGGTTCGGCTGAGCGTCACGGACACCGGGATGGGCATGACCGGCGAGGACGCGGCGAGGGCCTTCAACCGCTTCTTCCGCGCCGAGTCCGCCCAAAAGGCCGCCATCCCGGGCGCCGGCCTGGGTCTTTCGATTACCCGGATGATAGTGGAGCGCCACGGCGGCACCATCGCCTGCCAGAGCGGTGAGGGGCGAGGCAGCACGTTCACGGTGACGCTGCCGGCCGAGGGCCCGCCGCCCGCCTTCTGA
- the rpsK gene encoding 30S ribosomal protein S11: MPPKTRGAVRKPRKKDKKNIALGQAHIKSTFNNTIVSITDPNGAVISWASSGEVGFKGSRKSTPFAAQMAAEAAAKRAQEHGMRKVDVFVKGPGSGRETAIRSLQAAGLEVGSIQDVTPAAHNGCRPPKRRRV, from the coding sequence ATGCCCCCGAAGACTCGTGGCGCGGTTCGCAAGCCGCGTAAGAAGGACAAGAAGAATATCGCGCTTGGCCAGGCGCACATCAAGAGCACCTTTAACAACACCATCGTTTCCATCACGGATCCCAACGGTGCTGTTATTTCCTGGGCTTCCTCCGGTGAGGTTGGCTTCAAGGGCTCGCGCAAGTCCACCCCGTTCGCTGCCCAGATGGCTGCCGAAGCCGCTGCCAAGCGTGCGCAGGAGCACGGCATGCGCAAGGTAGACGTTTTCGTCAAGGGACCGGGTTCCGGACGCGAAACCGCAATCCGTTCGCTGCAGGCCGCAGGCCTCGAGGTTGGCTCCATCCAGGACGTCACCCCCGCAGCGCACAACGGCTGCCGCCCGCCGAAGCGCCGCCGCGTCTAA
- a CDS encoding CpaF family protein has translation MKLSERISAAQAKTQPASAKASAPSLPKPRPEIPTQRVHWLEQPPGQGTTTAAPPAAVVPAHAHPEEARPKPLQPVDVFAALKERAATALFERLGARFNDSGITEHELKTSAREELTRIIDAEQVPLSAEERTRLVQDVADDVLGYGPLQRLLDDPAVTEIMVNRMDQIYVERKGHLTLADTRFSSEQHLRKVIERIVSKVGRRIDESSPLVDARLEDGSRVNAVIPPLAVGGSSLTIRKFSKTPLTVRNLIDFGTLTPEMAELLNACVKAKLNIIVSGGTGTGKTTLLNVLSSFLPSDERIVTIEDAVELQIQQDHVVRLESRPPNTEGKGEVTIRELLRNSLRMRPDRIVVGEVRGGESLDMLQAMNTGHDGSLSTVHSNSPRDAVARLETLVLMAGMDLPLRAIREQIASAVNLIVQISRLRDGSRRITHVTEVQGMEGDIVTLQDAFVFDYSAGVDQHGRFLGKPVATGIRPRFIDRFEDLGIHVSPAVFATSAGPGPAATSPTGTGKA, from the coding sequence ATGAAACTCTCAGAGCGCATCAGCGCCGCCCAAGCCAAAACCCAGCCTGCATCCGCGAAGGCGTCAGCGCCTTCGCTCCCTAAGCCTCGCCCCGAAATCCCCACCCAGCGCGTGCACTGGTTGGAACAGCCCCCCGGACAAGGAACGACGACGGCGGCACCGCCTGCCGCCGTCGTTCCTGCCCACGCACATCCGGAAGAGGCACGGCCAAAACCTCTCCAGCCCGTGGACGTTTTCGCCGCGCTCAAGGAAAGAGCCGCCACCGCTCTGTTCGAGCGCCTGGGTGCGCGGTTCAACGACTCCGGGATCACCGAACACGAACTGAAAACCTCGGCACGGGAAGAACTGACCCGCATCATTGATGCCGAGCAGGTTCCGCTGTCTGCCGAGGAGCGGACGCGCCTTGTGCAGGACGTCGCCGACGACGTCCTCGGTTACGGTCCGCTGCAGCGGCTGCTGGATGACCCCGCCGTCACGGAAATCATGGTCAACCGCATGGACCAGATCTACGTCGAACGTAAGGGCCACCTCACGCTCGCGGACACCCGCTTCAGTTCCGAGCAGCACCTTCGCAAGGTTATTGAACGCATTGTGTCCAAGGTGGGCCGCCGCATCGACGAGTCCTCTCCCCTGGTGGATGCGCGCCTCGAAGACGGTTCGCGTGTCAACGCCGTCATTCCGCCCCTGGCGGTGGGCGGCTCATCGCTGACCATCCGAAAGTTCAGCAAGACTCCGCTGACGGTGCGGAACCTGATCGATTTCGGAACCTTGACGCCGGAGATGGCCGAGCTGCTTAATGCTTGCGTCAAAGCCAAACTCAACATCATCGTGTCCGGCGGTACGGGCACCGGCAAGACCACACTCCTCAATGTGCTCTCCTCCTTCCTGCCCTCGGACGAACGAATCGTCACCATCGAGGACGCCGTGGAACTGCAAATCCAGCAGGACCACGTGGTCAGGCTCGAAAGCCGCCCGCCCAATACTGAAGGCAAGGGCGAAGTGACCATCCGCGAATTGCTCCGCAACTCCCTCCGTATGCGGCCGGACCGGATTGTGGTAGGCGAGGTCCGTGGCGGCGAATCGTTGGACATGCTCCAGGCTATGAATACCGGCCACGACGGTTCCCTCTCCACGGTCCACTCCAATTCTCCACGCGACGCTGTTGCCCGTCTGGAAACGCTGGTGCTCATGGCCGGGATGGACTTGCCACTGCGGGCCATCCGGGAGCAGATCGCCTCTGCCGTGAACCTTATCGTCCAGATCTCCAGGCTCCGTGACGGTTCCCGGCGGATCACCCACGTCACCGAGGTCCAAGGCATGGAAGGGGACATCGTCACCCTCCAGGACGCCTTCGTCTTCGACTATTCCGCGGGCGTTGACCAACACGGGCGCTTTCTGGGCAAGCCCGTTGCCACCGGCATCCGGCCGCGGTTCATCGACCGGTTCGAGGACCTCGGGATCCACGTGTCGCCGGCCGTTTTCGCCACGTCGGCCGGGCCGGGCCCCGCTGCGACGAGCCCAACGGGCACCGGAAAGGCCTAG
- the rpmJ gene encoding 50S ribosomal protein L36 yields MKVKPSVKQICEKCKVIRRNGRVMVICENPRHKQRQG; encoded by the coding sequence ATGAAGGTCAAGCCGAGCGTCAAGCAGATCTGCGAAAAGTGCAAAGTGATCCGCCGTAATGGCCGGGTCATGGTGATCTGCGAGAACCCGCGCCACAAGCAGCGCCAGGGCTAA
- a CDS encoding type II secretion system F family protein: MSPLVISSLLLVSVPIGFLAWSILSVDRKARTATVAILTRGRQTAEAEEKQSGGFLAGVGYRLTPPAYVRKLDRLLSLAGRPLSMPLEKVLGAKIALGVAGASLGLYLSAVGSTPIMKLAGLFLLILGYFIPDLLLYSKGKERQKAMQLELANTLDQMLISVEAGLGFEGAMARAGENGKGPLAEELVRTLQDMQVGRSRRESYQALAERTSIPELRSFVQAVIQADTYGIAISRVLRIQAKVMRVKRRQRAEEKAMKLPVMILFPLLFFIFPVLFIAILGPAVINIIVTFSGQ; the protein is encoded by the coding sequence ATGAGCCCTCTCGTAATTTCCTCGCTCCTGCTGGTTTCCGTTCCCATCGGCTTCCTTGCCTGGTCCATCCTGTCCGTCGACAGGAAGGCGCGGACTGCCACCGTCGCCATTCTCACCCGAGGGCGACAAACTGCCGAAGCAGAGGAGAAACAGTCCGGGGGCTTCCTGGCAGGGGTCGGTTACCGCCTGACTCCCCCGGCTTATGTCCGAAAGCTCGATCGTTTGCTGTCACTCGCTGGCAGGCCGCTGTCCATGCCCCTCGAAAAGGTTCTTGGCGCGAAGATAGCCCTCGGCGTGGCCGGCGCGTCCCTCGGCCTCTACCTGAGTGCCGTCGGCAGTACGCCCATCATGAAACTGGCAGGCCTGTTTCTCCTCATCCTGGGCTACTTCATCCCGGACCTCCTGCTTTACAGCAAAGGCAAGGAGCGCCAGAAGGCCATGCAGCTGGAACTGGCCAATACCCTTGACCAGATGCTGATCTCGGTGGAGGCGGGGCTTGGCTTCGAGGGCGCCATGGCCCGGGCCGGGGAAAATGGCAAGGGACCGCTCGCAGAGGAACTGGTCCGTACCTTGCAGGACATGCAGGTTGGACGAAGCCGCCGGGAATCGTACCAGGCTCTGGCCGAGCGGACCAGCATCCCGGAGCTGAGGAGCTTTGTCCAGGCGGTGATCCAGGCAGACACCTACGGTATTGCCATCAGCCGGGTACTGCGGATCCAGGCAAAGGTCATGAGGGTAAAACGCCGCCAGCGTGCCGAGGAGAAAGCCATGAAACTGCCGGTGATGATCCTTTTCCCGCTACTCTTCTTCATCTTTCCCGTACTCTTCATCGCGATTCTGGGTCCCGCAGTTATCAACATCATTGTCACTTTCAGCGGCCAGTAA
- a CDS encoding Hpt domain-containing protein yields MNSPDPGSSGKSPAADYPLSGVGLPAAPVPAAGAAPLLEEAALLPLVDAAVLEELEDELAGSGLAQRFARDYAAMWDLRLARLGTAVESRDEDLALDAVISLKISSAMVGGLRLARLAELLEGLIRQGDFAQGQALMAGVALDGARTVSELQATYILEKG; encoded by the coding sequence ATGAACAGTCCAGATCCCGGTTCCAGCGGAAAGAGCCCCGCTGCGGACTACCCGCTGTCCGGGGTCGGTTTGCCCGCCGCTCCCGTTCCGGCCGCCGGCGCGGCCCCTTTGCTGGAAGAGGCCGCGCTCTTGCCGCTGGTTGATGCCGCCGTGCTGGAGGAACTCGAAGATGAGCTGGCCGGATCCGGGCTGGCGCAGCGTTTCGCCCGTGACTACGCCGCCATGTGGGACCTGCGGCTCGCCCGGCTGGGAACAGCAGTGGAGAGCCGGGACGAGGACCTTGCCCTTGATGCCGTCATCAGCCTCAAGATCAGCTCCGCCATGGTTGGCGGGCTGCGGCTGGCCAGGCTCGCCGAACTCCTGGAAGGCCTGATCCGGCAGGGTGACTTTGCCCAGGGCCAGGCCTTGATGGCCGGTGTGGCCCTGGACGGGGCACGGACTGTGTCCGAGCTGCAGGCAACCTACATCCTGGAAAAGGGCTAG
- the infA gene encoding translation initiation factor IF-1, whose amino-acid sequence MAKKDGVIEIEGVVTEALPNAMFRVELTNKHIVLAHISGKMRQHYIRILPEDRVVVELSPYDLTRGRIVYRYK is encoded by the coding sequence ATGGCCAAGAAGGACGGGGTCATTGAGATCGAAGGCGTTGTGACCGAGGCGCTGCCTAACGCGATGTTTCGCGTTGAGCTCACCAACAAGCACATCGTTCTGGCACACATCTCTGGAAAGATGCGCCAGCACTACATCCGAATCCTCCCTGAGGACCGCGTAGTGGTGGAGCTGAGCCCGTACGACCTCACCCGTGGTCGTATCGTCTACCGCTACAAGTAA
- the rpsM gene encoding 30S ribosomal protein S13 — protein MARLAGVDIPREKRLEIALTYIYGVGKTRAHETLAATGISADVRVKDLTDAQLVELRDYIEGNYKVEGDLRREVAADIRRKVEIGSYEGIRHRKGLPVRGQRTKTNARTRKGPKRTVAGKKKAR, from the coding sequence ATGGCTCGTCTCGCTGGCGTAGACATTCCCCGCGAAAAGCGGCTGGAAATTGCGCTTACTTACATCTACGGCGTGGGCAAGACCCGTGCACACGAAACCCTGGCTGCCACGGGCATCAGCGCTGACGTTCGCGTCAAGGACCTGACCGATGCCCAGCTGGTTGAGCTGCGTGATTACATCGAAGGCAACTACAAGGTTGAGGGTGACCTTCGCCGCGAAGTAGCAGCTGATATCCGCCGCAAGGTTGAAATCGGCAGCTACGAAGGTATTCGCCACCGTAAGGGCCTCCCGGTCCGCGGGCAGCGTACCAAGACCAACGCCCGTACCCGCAAGGGTCCGAAGCGCACCGTCGCAGGCAAGAAGAAGGCCCGTTAA
- the rplQ gene encoding 50S ribosomal protein L17 gives MPTPTKGPRLGGGPAHERLMLANLAASLFEHKRITTTVTKAKRLKPYAERLVTFAKRGDLASRRRVLGLISNKGIVHELFTDIAQAVENRDGGYTRITKIGNRKGDNAPMAVIELVLEPVSAKQAVVAEATSAAKRDADKKEAAAAPVAEEAPETEAAEAPAAEEAATEEAPAAEEAAEAPAAEEKDAK, from the coding sequence ATGCCTACCCCCACTAAGGGTCCGCGCCTCGGCGGCGGCCCGGCTCACGAGCGCCTCATGCTCGCGAACCTGGCAGCATCCCTGTTCGAGCACAAGCGGATCACCACCACGGTCACCAAGGCCAAGCGCCTGAAGCCGTACGCAGAGCGCCTGGTCACCTTCGCCAAGCGTGGCGACCTCGCGTCCCGCCGCCGCGTTCTCGGCCTGATCAGCAACAAGGGCATCGTCCACGAGCTGTTCACCGACATCGCGCAGGCTGTGGAGAACCGCGATGGCGGCTACACCCGCATCACCAAGATCGGCAACCGCAAGGGCGACAACGCTCCCATGGCTGTCATCGAGCTGGTCCTCGAGCCGGTTTCCGCCAAGCAGGCTGTTGTAGCCGAGGCTACGTCCGCTGCCAAGCGCGATGCCGACAAGAAGGAAGCCGCTGCTGCTCCCGTTGCAGAAGAAGCTCCTGAGACTGAAGCTGCTGAGGCTCCGGCCGCTGAGGAAGCTGCAACCGAAGAGGCTCCGGCCGCTGAGGAAGCTGCTGAAGCTCCGGCTGCCGAGGAGAAGGACGCGAAGTAA